The stretch of DNA AAAAAAGTCCAGTGCAATATGGGTCCTATTTAAGAAATCACCTCTTACAATTTCCTGCATAATAGCCTGTAACTCGTCGTCAAAAATGACAACATGGTCACTGTCCCATCTTACCGGCCTGCTTACATGCAGGAGTATTTCATCTAAAAAGTTCATCATTGCGGAAATCTTATTAGAAATCACTTCCGTTGGATGGAAATGTCCTGCATCCAGACAAAGTAAAGTATTATTTTTTACCGCATAGCCCATGTAGAATTCATGAGAACCTACTACATAGCTTTCTGAACCAATACCAAATAATTTACTTTCAACTGCATCAAGGTTGTATTCCGGAGAAATCTTCTCTTGAAGTATTTCATCCAATGCCTCTTTTAGTCTTTGCCTTGGGCCAAAACGGTCCACAGGAATATCTTTATATCCGTCAGGAATCCAGATATTTGTTACACAGGGTGTCCCAAGTTCTTTTCCAAAATATTCTCCAATCTTTCTGCATGCTTTGCCATGCTCAATCCAGAATTTTTGAATCTCTTTATTTGAATGGCTTAATGTAAACCCGTCATCACTGAGTGGGTGAGAAAAGAATGTTGGGTTAAAATCCAATCCCAATCCCTGTGCTTTTGCCCATTCTACCCAATTTTTAAAATGCTTTGGCTGCAACTCGTTTCGTTCTACCTTTTCTCCATCGGTCTCTGCATAAATGGCGTGTAAATTGAGACGATGTTTACCCGGAATTAGAGAAAGCGCTTTTTCAATGTCCGCTCTCAATTCCTGCGGTGTCTTTGCTTTACCGGGATAATTACCGGTTACCTGAATACCCCCCGTCAAGTCTTCGGAAACACGTTCAAAACCAGCCACATCATCCCCCTGCCAGCAATGCAGAGAAATCGAAACCCTTTCCAATTTTTCCAATATTTCATCGGTATCAATTCCCCATTCCGCATAGGCTTCCTTGGCTCTCAGATAGTTTTCTTCAATTCTTTTTTGTACTTCACTCATACTGTTTCCCCTTTCATTATGTTTCAACTCGAAGCTTGGAGTTCGGAGCTCGGAGTATAAAATTTTAACGTGGTGTTATTGTTTTTTGATAAAATAAATATTATCTAAGCTCTTAGCTTAACCAACCGGGTAGGCCATGGTTGTCATTAATGTCATTTCAGCCTGTGTCGTGTCCATCCTGCTGTGCTGTACAACGATTGGCTGGTCGCTTTCCACTTTCAATGCATAAGGTACTCCAACGGGTATCTTTTGACCATCTGCATCTTCAATCTTATCCAGACGGATATGATTGGTTCTTTTAGCACCACATACCGCTGTAAATCTTTCCATAGGCTCCCTGTCTTCAAAATACACAGTAATGTTAATATGTGCATCCTTTTCACCAGTGTTCAAAACACATACAGCTTCATGGCTGACAAAATCCCCGTTACTTTTCTCCGGGAGAAAACCGTCAGGAATAACCCATATTTTTTTCCCAACTGCATCCGACATACTTGATACTCCTTTCTTTTTCTACTATCAGGATAGGAAGAAACCACTGAAAAAGTACCTCTACAGCCAGGGGCAACACACGGGGACAGATCCTCTGTCTTGCCCCTTCTTCTTGCTAAATCGGACTTTTTCAGTAGTTTCGGATTAGGAACATTCTCAATTTATTACTTCTCTGCACTAATCAGCTTCACAAATTTACTATATGCTTCGTCCCATTCACTTATATTTTCCGGCTGATATACTGTGGTTGGG from Petroclostridium xylanilyticum encodes:
- the rhaA gene encoding L-rhamnose isomerase gives rise to the protein MSEVQKRIEENYLRAKEAYAEWGIDTDEILEKLERVSISLHCWQGDDVAGFERVSEDLTGGIQVTGNYPGKAKTPQELRADIEKALSLIPGKHRLNLHAIYAETDGEKVERNELQPKHFKNWVEWAKAQGLGLDFNPTFFSHPLSDDGFTLSHSNKEIQKFWIEHGKACRKIGEYFGKELGTPCVTNIWIPDGYKDIPVDRFGPRQRLKEALDEILQEKISPEYNLDAVESKLFGIGSESYVVGSHEFYMGYAVKNNTLLCLDAGHFHPTEVISNKISAMMNFLDEILLHVSRPVRWDSDHVVIFDDELQAIMQEIVRGDFLNRTHIALDFFDASINRIAAWVIGTRNAIKALLKAMLEPVEKLKQYELEGDFTSRLALLEEFKSYPFGAIWDYYCLKQNVPVKEAWLDEVKQYEKEVLSKRE
- a CDS encoding sensory rhodopsin transducer produces the protein MSDAVGKKIWVIPDGFLPEKSNGDFVSHEAVCVLNTGEKDAHINITVYFEDREPMERFTAVCGAKRTNHIRLDKIEDADGQKIPVGVPYALKVESDQPIVVQHSRMDTTQAEMTLMTTMAYPVG